Genomic DNA from Ruminococcus sp. OA3:
AGGTGAATACGGCGTATGAGGCGCTTAAAAATGCCGTGTCAGGGGAAGCGCCAACCTCCATGGAAATGGATGAAAAGGAAATCACGCTGGCTAATATGAGCAGTAAAAAACTGAACGTTACCTATACGCCGGAGGAGGTCAAAGTGCCGATTCTGCTTACCTGGACATCTTCCGACAGCAGCGTGGCAAAAGTAGCGGCGGATGGAACGGTAACTGCAGCGGGCGTTGGAAAAGCCACCATCACGGCAGAGGGTGCCGGCATGAAGGCAAGCTGTGAGGTGACGGTCCCAGAGGTGACAATGACGGGGATTGCCTTCAGTGAACGTAATGTTACCATTGCTAGAGCGGAAGAAAAAACACTTTCCGTCGTGTATACGCCGGAGAATACGACGGATCCGCGCGATGAGAAGTGGAGTTCTTCAGACCCGCTGGTCGTGGCAGTGCGAAAGGATGGAAGCATTCTCGGCATCAACGCGGGGACCGCGACAATTACCGCAACCGTAGGTGAATTTACCGCAAGTTGTGAAGTCACGGTTACGGATGTGCCGATTACAGGCATTGACCCGGGGCAGAGCACAGACCTGAAGGTTCAGGTTGGAAAGACACTGGGACTGTCTTATTCCGTGCTTCCTGAGAATACGACAGAGGATAAGACAGCAACGGCAATTTCCACCAATCCGAACATTGTACAGGTCACAAACAACAAGACGATCAAGGGTGTTTCTGAAGGTGAAGCCGATGTGATCGTACGGATTGGAAAAGAGAGTATTTCCTACCATGTATCGGTGGAGAAGATCAATGCGACGGATTTTGATTTCAGCAATCCGCCGAAGACTTTAAATATCAAAAAAAGTGCAACGGTTTCCCTCAGTTTCAAGCCCGTAAGCACACCGGATAACCGGTATGATGTGCAGTGGAGTACCAGTGACCCGGCGGTGGTCAGCCTGGACGGAACACAGGGATACCAGATGAAGATCACGGGAAAAAGTGCCGGAACAGCAACAATAACAGCAGTACTTGGTGATATCAGCCGTTCCTTTGATGTGACAGTCCTGGATATTCCAATTACCGGAATCACGCTGACAGAAGAAAGTGTAGATGCCTATGTAGGAAAATATAATTCCTCAGTGAGAGTGATTGTGAGTCCATCCAATACCACGGCATCAACAGACGTTACATGGACAAGCAGTGATACCGATGTCCTGGAAGTGACAGGATCTTCAATGTATGGAAGTTTTACGGCAAAGAAAGCAGGTACGGTAAATCTGACAGCAAAAGTGGGAGAGTTTTCGGCCACCTGTGTTGTCAATGTCCATGAAGTGCCTACAGTAGAAAGCATTACACTCAATAAAGACAAATTCCAGCTGGGGATTGGAAAATCTTCCTCCCTTTCAGTGCAGGCGTCTCCGACAACGTCAGACTATAATTCAAAACTTCTGAAGTGGAGTTCATCAGATGAGTCAGTGGCAACAGTCAGCAGCTATGGCAGCGTAAAGGCTGTCGGTGAGGGGAAAGCAACGATCACAGCGACGTATGATGAGCGTCTGACGGCGGCGTGTGAAGTAACGGCGGCAGAGATTCCCTTAGAGGGTGTATACTTCAAAGAAGAAAACACAAAGATACAGGGACTGGAAAAATCAGGTTGGCTGAGCTTCAGTGCTTCTCCGGGCGATCATACAGATGCGCTGACGGTTAGTGCCGTGTCAGGAGACAGCAATATCGTGACCGTCGAGTCAGCCAGCACATCGAGCGTAACCGTTAAGTCTAAGGCGGCAGGATCGGCAGTCATCACGCTGACAGTCAAAACAAAGGACGGACGCAGCTATACGGCTTCTACCAAAGTGACCGTGGAAGAAAACTTTATTGAGGCTGTGGCATTTCCGCAGGCGGTCTATGAGATCGCGAAAGGCGCGAGCAAAAACTTTTTGTATGAAATTATAAAATGGCCGTCAAATGGTGACACAAGTTCGATCACCTGGGACTCCAGCAACAAAGATGTGGCGACCGTTACAGGCACCGGAAGTGTGAAAGCAGTTGGATTCGGTGAGACGACGATCACGGCAGAACTGAAGGACAAAAGCGTGTATTCCTGTAAGGTTAAGGTTCCAAATCCGGTTACGGAGGTGACCATCAGTGCATCGAGAATCGGTATGCTGAAAGGAAGCAGCATCTCTCTGGATACCATTGATTTTACGCCTGCGGACGGCAATATAAGCAAGTTCAGCTGGGCGTCAAGCAATACGGACGTGCTGACAGTCAAAAATGGTATCGTAAAGGCAGTGGGCGTTGGAAGCGCAAGCATCTATGGAACGGCAGGAAACGCCTTTGCGACCTGTGAAATTACTGTGACCCTCTCCGGGGATGAGGTGGCAGGAATTGAGGTCATAGGACTGATCGATCAGATCGGAGGGGTGACGCTTGACAGTGAGGATGCAGTTAAAACAGCCCGTACGGCCTACAACAAACTGACCAGAATGCAGAAAGCATATGTAGAGAATGATCAGAAGCTGTTTGATGCAGAGGATAAGTTGTATGAACTGCAGGAAGTGATGAGAAGTCCGGTAACATTAAGTTCTGTAAAGTCAGTAAATTATAATACGGTGAATGTTACCTGGAAATCCGTAAACGGTGCAGAAGGGTATCAGGTATACCGAAAGACAGCAGGAGGAAGTTACAAAGAGATCGCAGCTGTGAGCGGACGCGAAACAACGGCATACAGAGATACCGGGCTGACTACGGGAACGGTTTATACCTACACTGTGCGTGCCGTGTATACGCTTGGAGGTGAGAAACAGCTTGGAGATTATGTGAAATCTGGAATCAGCGGAAAAGCGATGCCGGAGAAAACAGTGACTTCCAAAGTTCAGTCCTGGGGATCTCAGACATTGAAACTTACCTGGGAAAAAGTAAGCGGAGCCAGCGGATACCAGATCTATCACAGGACATCCAAAAACGGTCCATGGAAATACGTCACACAGATTGCAGATGGAAATACAACGTCCTATATGCATTACAATCTGATATGCGGAAATACATATGACTATGTGGTACGTGCGTATCGCACCGTGAAGAACACGAAATACATTGGTGCGAACAGCGATATACTGAGCGGGAAACCTGTACCGGCGCAGGTGAAAAATGTGACGGTCAGGAAAGCTTCTTCCACCAGCATGAAGATCAGCTGGGGCAAAGTGAACGGAGCCAGTGGCTATCAGATCTACCGCAGGAATCCTGATACAGGAAAATATCAGTTCGTCACACAACTCGGGAATGGAAATGTGGCAGCTTATACGGAAAAAGGCCTGAAGAAAGGGATTACCTATACGTATGTGGTGCGTGCTTACCGTACCGTAAACGGCAACAAGATTTTGGGTGCCAACTCAACTGAAACAAAAGGAAGTATCAACTAATGATCACGGCGGGGGATTCCATTTTGGAATACCCCGCCGTTTTGGCAAAATAGTGCAGGATTTGCAGTTTACTTGAAAAAGTGGATGTGCTATACTGTAACCAATTTCATAAGATGAGTATTTATGGTCGGATTTTTGCAGGGAGGAAAGCATAAATCCGTTAAAAGAGAATCCGGTGTGAATCCGGAACAGTCACCACTACTGTAACGTGGACGAAGGAATGATATACCACTGGGCCCGGAGCCCGGGAAGGCATTCCCAAGGATGAAGCGAAGTCAGGAGAACTGCCATAGATCGAACGAAGTAATATTTTCGGGTGAAGAAAATATGCTTTTTTTGTTGCCAAAAAACAGAGAAACAGGAGTATCAGAAGTAACATACGGCAGGGAGGAGACGGATTATGGAGAGGAAGAAACGGGATGGTTTAAGGAGAAGGGGATGTGTGCGGCATTGTGTACACAGGCTTACCGCGGTCGTGCTGATTCTGGTACTGACGATGTCAGCATGCCTGATGGAAGCAGGTGCGGTTGCATGGAATGCAAATGCAGATACAGATGACAATTTCCAGCAGCTGAGATTCTGGGAGGATGAAAAGCCGGGCATACGCTTTTATATCAACGCTGCCGCGCGGTATGAACTGGAGACGGTTAGGGAACCCGGATTTGGGACAGATAAAGGTGAGTGGACGGTGATGAGCCTGCTGCGCGGGATGTATACCGGAATGGATTATCTGAACTATATACCGGATGATTATTTCGAAGGCTATTATCAGCGTATGGTGGAAACGGTACAGAGCAAAAACGGTGTACTTGATGCATACAAGATCACGGAATGGTGCAGAGTGATACTTGCGCTGAGTGCGCTCGGAAAATCACCGGAAGATGTGGGAGGATATGATTTCCTGGATAAGCTGTCAAAATCATATAACGACACATACTGGCAGGGGATCAACGGTCCGGTATTCAGCCTGATCTCCCTGAATACCGGCGGGTATCAGCTCTATGAGACACCTTCTGATTATCAGGAGGGTGATATCAACACCGAAGGCCGTATGCTGGATTATATTGTGCGCCATGAGATCCTGAGTTCGGACAAGACGATCGGTGGCTGGGCATTGAATGACGCCAATGCTGCTGAGAAGGGCGCTGATGCCGATATCACAGGGATGGCGCTTCAGGCAATGGCGCCCTATTATCTGGATGAACTGAAATACAAAGAGTCGGGCGCAACGACGCCGTATTCTGAGTTTGTGAAGGCGGTGGAACGCGGCATCTATACGCTGCATCAGATGCAGCTGGACAATGGAGGCTTCAAGGGCTGGGGAAGTGACGTTAATACGGAGTCAACGGCCCAGGTAATCGTAGCCCTGACGGAGCTTGGCATCGATCCGCTTTCCGAACGTGTTGTACTCTCCAATATAGGAAAAGAATGCGGGTTTCTCCCAAAAGGCGCCGTATGGGACGGCACAAGCTGCAATAACATGATTGACGCAGTGCTGATGCACTGGGAGAAAAACAGCGGATCCAGCGAGGCGGTGGGAGGCTTCAAACATGTCACGGCAGGTGACGACGGCGGAGGCGGAAGCGGTGATTCGGTTAATGGAATGGCGACTGATCAGGCTCTCTATGCCCTGATTTCCTACGACCGTTTTCTCAACGGGGAGAATACGCTGTATGACATGACCGATATGACGGACGGCAGTTATACGGGTATGACAGCAGATACGTATTCCCTCACGTATGACGGCAACGGATCTGCCGCTTCCAGCACAGAGTCTTATGCACCGTACGCGGAAGTTATGCTGCCGGTTGTGCAGTCTACGGGTGATGAGGCGTTTGTGGCGTGGAACACGAAGGCGGACGGAACGGGAACGACATATCGTCCGGGGGAAATACTTTCCATGCCGGAACAGGATGTGACACTGTATGCCATGTTCGGACAGATTGATTTTACCCTGGAGCTGGAATTAAACGAGGGTGTACTGGCGGACGGTGTATCGGTGCCGGATATGTTTACACCGATGGATGCGGACATTATTCTCCCGACGGCGGATGAGATCACGAAAGAAGGCTGCATATTCAACGGATGGTATCTGAGCGCTTCCGCTGCGGATAAATTGTCCGGGACAACGGTGACGTCGGTTCCCAAAGGAACGTATGGAAACCAGAAATATTATGCAGGGTGGCGGGTATCTTTTGATAAGATTAATCCGTTTGGAGTGCTGATCTCAAGCCTGGGAAAGGAAATCCGGATCTCTGACCGCTCTGTTATACGCCAGGCACGTGCGATCTATGACAGTATGAGTGTGACAGAACAGAAGAACATTACCTGCCGGGCGTACTATGAAAAATTAGTATCCGCTGAAGAGGCACTGAAACAACTGGAAGAAAGCATGGACCAGGCAGAAGTTGTGATCAGCTTGATCACAGACATCGGTACGCCGGTGACCTTAGAACGGGAAGCTTACATCAAGGAGGCACGGGAATCGTATGATGCCCTGGCGGAGGAAGACAAGGCGTATGTGACGAATTATGCTGACCTGATTGCGGCGGAAGAGAGTCTTGCCATCTTACAGGAAAATCAGGCAGCGGCCGATGCGGCAGCTGCTCTGATCGGGGAAATCGGCGAGGTGACGCTGGAATCAGAAACGGCGATTGCCAAAGCGCGTGCAGCCTTCGACCAGCTGACCGCAGAGCAGCAGCAGCTGATAAAGGAAAGCGATATTGCCCAGCTTGAGTCGGCGGAGCTGACGTTCGTACAGCTTAAGGAACAGGCGGAAAGAATACAGAATGTACGTGATCTGATCGCTCTGATACCGGAAACACTCAGTATAGAGGATGACAGTTTCCAGATCGTATCGGATGCCAAAGCTGCCTATGTTGCACTGACTAACGAGGAACGTCAGGAGATTACAGTGGAGGAGGCGCAGATGATAGTGGACGCCCAGCAGACACTGAATGCGCTGGCACAGCAGAATGCACAGTGGGAGGATATCGAGGTCAGCAAAGAGCTGGTTACGAAGATTTCAAATTACGGCGGTACGGCAAAACTTGAGGACGAGGAAGATATTCAGGCGATCAGGGCGACGTATGACGGCTTTACCAACGTGCAGAAAGCCCTGGTGGAAAATTATTATTCACTGGTGGCACTGGAGGAGATGCTGGTCTCACTGCATCTGGATGTGGAAGCTGCCGCCGAGGTTGAGGCAATGATCGCGGAAATCGGTGAGGTAACGTTCGAAAAAGAGGCTGAGGTTGTCGCAGCCGGGGTTGCATACCGCACTCTGACCGCAAGTCAGAAGGAGCTTGTGGGAAATTACAGAGATCTGGTCGCTGCACAGCAGGCGCTGTCGGTGCTGCGCAACAACAGACAGCAGGCACAGAAGACGATCGATAAGATTGAGGCGATTGGAAATGTAACACTGGACAGCCTGGATGCGATCCTCAAAGCGGAGAAGTCATACGATAAACTGACAGATGCCCAGAAGGGCCTTATCAGTGAGGAACTGCTGAAAGTGCTTGCCGATGCAAGGACAGAGTATGACAGGCTGGAGGGTCTGGTACTGAAAGGCATTGAACTGAGTGAGTCAGATATTACGCTGGCTGTCGGCGGCACAAAAGAGATCACAGTAGGCTATGAACCTGAAAATACACTCTCGAGTAAGGAGATTTTGTGGAGCAGCAGTGATCCGGAAGTACTCACTGTCGAAGACGGTGTGATTACAGCCGTAGGTGCCGGCGACGCCGCAGTCGTAGCCAGGGCAAAGGCGAATAAAAGAATCATGGCTACCTGTGCGGTACACGTAAAAGTTCCGCTGACGGGGATCACCATCAACAAGAAAAGCATGGCGCTGACAAGAGGGGAAGTGGCACTGCTCCAGGTTGGCTACCTTCCGGAAAATACGACGGATGATAAGACGGTAATATGGAAAAGTGGAGACACGAAAGTGGCGACGGTTTCCTCTGCCGGGAAAGTGACGGGGGTTGCCAACGGAACGACGACGATCACAGCCAGTGTCGGGGAATTCCAGGTATCCTGTAAAATTCAGGTATACAATTATAAGATTTCATATCAGCTGAACGGCGGAACGAATGACAGTACCAATCCCGTGAGATACAGTGGTCCGTGGAATGTGACATTGAAGAATGCGACGAGGGCCGGTTATACCTTTGGCGGCTGGTACACAGACAAGAACTTTAAAAACAGAATCACCATGATACAAAAGGGAAGTAACAAAGACTATACCCTCTATGCAAAATGGATCAAAGTGACGGCTCCGGGGAAAATGGAAATCACGAGCCTGACGAATACAGCGGCGGGCAGCATAAAGATTGTTGTAAAGGGAAAACCTTCCGGGGCAGTCGGTTATCACGTGCTTTATGCCGATAACAGCAGTATGAAAAATGCGAAGAATCTCTACACAACCATGTGGGGAGGAAAGACGATCACATCGCTGACACCGGGGAAGACTTATTATGTGAAAGTGCGCGCCTACAAGAAGGACTCTGCCGGAAAGACGATCTTCGGTTCCTATACCGCAGTTAAAAGCGTCGCACTGGTGATACCTGAGAAGACGGTGCTCTCCAAAGTTCAGTCCTGGGGCTCTCAGACATTGAAGCTCAGCTGGGAAAAAGTAAGCGGTGCGAGTGGATATCAGATCTACCAGAGGAGTTCCAAAACCGGACCCTGGAAGCAGGTCACACAGATTGCAAACGGGAACACAACTTCCTATTTACACGGCAATCTGACATCCGGAAAGACATATGATTATGTGGTGCGTGCGTATCGTACCGTGAAAAACAAAAACTATATCGGAGCAAACAGCAATATCGTGAGCGGGAAGCCTGTACCGGCACAGGTGAAAAATGTGACGGTCAGGCAGGCATCTTCCACCAGCATGAAGATCAGCTGGGGAAAGGTAAACGGGGCGAGCGGATACCAGATCTACCGCAGAAATCCTGCGACAGGAAAATATCAGTTTGTCACACAGGTAAATCAGGCGGGCGCGACGTCCTATACGGAAAAAGGCCTGAAGAAAGGAATCACCTATACGTATGTGGTACGCGCATACCGGACAGTGAACGGCAATAAGGTCCTGGGTGCCAACTCATCGGAAACAAAAGGAAGTATTAAATAATGGGCCAGATATTAGAAAAAATTAATTTATGGGTAAGGAGACACAGAGAAGTCACAGCGGCAGCCATCGGGCTGCTTGTTGTGGTTCTGTTCTCGGTGTCCGTATTTGGAACCCTGAGCACGCAGGTGTCGGCTGCGATGGAAAATCCGGTTCAGGGAATTTCAGACCAGAGCTCGCTTGTTCAGCTGAGCGGGACGACAGAGGTGGTGGCCGAGGCTCCGAAAGGCATGGCACTGACGGCTGAGAATGATACAGATGCCAGCGACCAGCCGACAGCGGAGGATCAGCAGGCGAACGAGTCGCAGGCCAATACCGGAAATAATACCTCCTCGGCAAACAGCCTGAGCTCCGGGGGCGGACAGAATGAAGGCGGCAGCCAGGCGTCTGGCGGTGACGGCGGCAATTCTTCCGATAAAGACAAAGATGATAAAAATCTGGAAGACGAGGGAATCAAAAAAGGTGAATTTTTTACGACATCCATCCAGGATAACGAGGTAGTGAATGAGAGTAATTATTCCTACACGATCATGCACAAGCAGGAAGAACTCGAGGTGCTCCAGGTTCAGAATAAGGTGAACAAAGGGAAGTTCACAAACTATACGGGGGAATTTGCACTGGCAGAGGGTGAAAATCAGATCACCGTCAAAGCCACCTATCGGGGGACAGACGGAAAGACGTTTTCCGCTGTTAAAACTTATACGATTTATTATGAAAAGAATGAGGAGAATATAGAAAAAGCCAGGATAGAGACGGACCTCACAAACAGTCAGAAGACCTTAAAAAATGAGTATTCATTTTCGGCAATTGCCACCCTGGGCGGCAGGCAGACGGAACTGACGATCAATGTGGAACGCGGCAATGTGACAGAAAGCATCACTTCCACGGAAGACAGGCATGTGGTGAGAGAACTCTCTGAGGGGATCAATAAAGTGACTCTCTCGGCGGGGAAAGGGAGTGCTAAGACGACCAAAGGTCCGTATATTATCATGTATGAGCCCGATCCGAAAGCAGGCACACCCACGCTGTGGTCGGAAGATCTGGAGGCGGCGAATAATACAAAAGTCAGCAGAGCGGATTTTCCTTTCAGTGCATTTGCAGAGATGGGCGGTACTCCGATACCGTTTAAGGTGTTCTGGAATGATCAGGAACTGACGGACCTCGGGGGCGGCAATTTTGAAGTGACCCTCGAAATAGGAAACAACACATTCTATCTGCAGGCGGAGGACAGCGCCGGGGACCCCGTTACAAAGGGACCTTATACTGTTACGTATGGTCCCAGAAAACCGGAAGATGACAACGGTGACGGACCGGTATCGGATGAGGACGGTCCTACAATTTTCAGTTCGCTGTCAGATGTGGCTGAGGTCTCGAACAGTACCCTGAATTTCTGGGTATATGCGACAGATTACAGAGGCAATTATATACCGGAATCCAACTATGATGTGACGAGAAACGGTGTCCCGGCTACATTAGTATATAGTAATAACGATCAGATCAGTTATTCGGTGCAGCTGGACCCGGGGGTCAATACCTTTACAGTTCAGGCGTGGGATAAGGACGGGTTCCGAAGGGTTGCGACGTATCAGGTGACATACAACGAGCCGGAGGAGACGCTTGGCACCGTGACCGTTTCCATTGAGGGGACCACCATCGGAATCGGTTATCTGGCGGATAGTTATCCGGTCGAGATTAAAAAAGACACCCCGTTCTCGCAGCTTCTGGTTGAGAATTTTGACGAGATAACGGGGCATCTGGGATTTGAAGCGCATTATACAGGTACGCTTTACAGCAGCTTTTACCTGGAATCGATCTCCAATCCCCAGGATTTTGTATTTCCGGCGATTCCGGCTGATCTGGAAGAACACCTGCTTGCCCTGAATGATCCGGATTCGGATGAGGTGGTCTATAATCCTGCAAAATACCGTACGAATCAGCTTGGTCAATTTGACTTCTGCAAGGGCAGCGGATGGATGTACTGGGTGAGCACGCTGGGGTACCCGAATGTCGGGATGGACCAGTACTATCCGCAGGACGGAGATGTCGTACGCATTCGCTATACGACGTACTATGGTTCTGATATAGGAGGAAGCGGAGCCATGGGAAATGGAACAAATGAAGGAGAAGGTGACGGAGATTGGGGAGAATGGTGATGCATGATGTACGGGTCCGAGTCTGCAGCTTCCTGGTGGCATTGTGTCTGACATTCGGCATGCTGCCGCTTCACCTGGCATATGCGGACGGGCATACCGACTACACGCCCCGGGAACTGCTGGAAACAGCGGAGGACATCATTGCCTGGGAGAAACGTCAGGTCGGTGCTGCTGCGGACGACAATCTGTTTAACAATGCCTTCCTGCAGATCGCTGGGACGACAAACACGGACTGGACGGCACTCGCAATGGGAAGATGTGGCCGCGCAGACGATTACAATGCATATCTGGCGGTGTTGGCGGATCAGGTGACGAAAAAGTATACAGACGACAGGAAGCTGTCCAGTGACAAGGCGACGGAATGGCACAGAATGGCACTGACGGTTCTCAGCCTGGGCGGAGACCCGACCACGTTTGGAAAAGATGCCGGCGGCAATGCAGTCAATCTGATCGCGGATGGTGTTTATGACCGCGGCAGGACGGAATCACTGGGCGAGCAGGGAATTAACGGATGGGTCTATGGTCTCATAGCACTGGACAGTCTGCGCTATCGGGTGCCGGAAGGGGCATCTGATACGAGGCGGGATATCATCTGCCAGATTCTGAAGCTTCAGCTTGATGACGGAGACTTTGCGCTGGATACTTCATCTTCTGGCAATGCGTCTGATGTGGATCTGACTGCCATGGCGGTTCAGGCGCTGGCGCCGTACTACAACAGCGAAGAGACGTATGAGATCAAACGGTATAAAAATCAGGAGACGAAGACAGTACGTCAGGCGGTGGATGCCGCTCTGGCGTGTTTGTCTGAAAGCCAGCAGGACGACGGAGGCTTTGTCAGCTGGAGTATGAGCAACAGTGAGAGCTGCTGTCAGGTGATCGTGGCGCTGTGTTCGCTGGGCATCGACCCGTGCGGTGACAGCCGTTTTATCAAAGGTGAAAATACGGTGCTGGACGCACTGATGGGGTATAAGAATGATGACGGTGGATTTATTCATTCGCATGAGTATGATGAGGAAAACCCAGACGCGGATCCGGACAAATCCAATGGCATGGCAACTCAGCAGGCATTCTATGCGCTGACGGCACTCTGCCGGTATTACGGCGATATGCGCACGCTGTATGATTTCCGTCCGGAGATGGATGACAAGGTAAAGGCTCAGGCGGAGGCGGCACGCCAGGCGATTGACGGTCTGAAGGAGGATGCGGCGCCTGAGGCTTTGACGGCTGCATATCTGGCATATCTGGAAGTTCCTGTGGAAGAGCGCAGCTATATATATAATTATCACAAGCTGGCTGATCTTATGAAGACAGCGGACCTTCCGAATGATTCAGAATATCTGGCGGCTGCTATGGAGCAGAATACGGGCGGAAACGGTACCGTTATATCTCTGTTCGGACAGGATGTATCCATGAC
This window encodes:
- a CDS encoding DUF4430 domain-containing protein, which gives rise to MGQILEKINLWVRRHREVTAAAIGLLVVVLFSVSVFGTLSTQVSAAMENPVQGISDQSSLVQLSGTTEVVAEAPKGMALTAENDTDASDQPTAEDQQANESQANTGNNTSSANSLSSGGGQNEGGSQASGGDGGNSSDKDKDDKNLEDEGIKKGEFFTTSIQDNEVVNESNYSYTIMHKQEELEVLQVQNKVNKGKFTNYTGEFALAEGENQITVKATYRGTDGKTFSAVKTYTIYYEKNEENIEKARIETDLTNSQKTLKNEYSFSAIATLGGRQTELTINVERGNVTESITSTEDRHVVRELSEGINKVTLSAGKGSAKTTKGPYIIMYEPDPKAGTPTLWSEDLEAANNTKVSRADFPFSAFAEMGGTPIPFKVFWNDQELTDLGGGNFEVTLEIGNNTFYLQAEDSAGDPVTKGPYTVTYGPRKPEDDNGDGPVSDEDGPTIFSSLSDVAEVSNSTLNFWVYATDYRGNYIPESNYDVTRNGVPATLVYSNNDQISYSVQLDPGVNTFTVQAWDKDGFRRVATYQVTYNEPEETLGTVTVSIEGTTIGIGYLADSYPVEIKKDTPFSQLLVENFDEITGHLGFEAHYTGTLYSSFYLESISNPQDFVFPAIPADLEEHLLALNDPDSDEVVYNPAKYRTNQLGQFDFCKGSGWMYWVSTLGYPNVGMDQYYPQDGDVVRIRYTTYYGSDIGGSGAMGNGTNEGEGDGDWGEW
- a CDS encoding prenyltransferase/squalene oxidase repeat-containing protein, with amino-acid sequence MHDVRVRVCSFLVALCLTFGMLPLHLAYADGHTDYTPRELLETAEDIIAWEKRQVGAAADDNLFNNAFLQIAGTTNTDWTALAMGRCGRADDYNAYLAVLADQVTKKYTDDRKLSSDKATEWHRMALTVLSLGGDPTTFGKDAGGNAVNLIADGVYDRGRTESLGEQGINGWVYGLIALDSLRYRVPEGASDTRRDIICQILKLQLDDGDFALDTSSSGNASDVDLTAMAVQALAPYYNSEETYEIKRYKNQETKTVRQAVDAALACLSESQQDDGGFVSWSMSNSESCCQVIVALCSLGIDPCGDSRFIKGENTVLDALMGYKNDDGGFIHSHEYDEENPDADPDKSNGMATQQAFYALTALCRYYGDMRTLYDFRPEMDDKVKAQAEAARQAIDGLKEDAAPEALTAAYLAYLEVPVEERSYIYNYHKLADLMKTADLPNDSEYLAAAMEQNTGGNGTVISLFGQDVSMTANITFTEEDVQKATNIPDNGSTEYYVDVIKLLDKLDKAENADQHNKTRKLLEQKKEAIAATQQEINDINGTVTETLYPVDQISLGDKKAVEHIEHRIAALSDYDRQQILQYEDIEQASARIRNQVTAICIAAAAMVLAVVLLIIVMIRIKKRRAEKIRQEQRYDNEIYDDDDEYDDGED